A window of the Nitrospirota bacterium genome harbors these coding sequences:
- the gspF gene encoding type II secretion system inner membrane protein GspF, with protein sequence MPVYHYKGYRNDGGAATGIIDAESPKIARVKLRKVGVFPTDMVEQGSAAAGSTARISGRPSAGIGRSPALSTNDVAMMTRQLATLLVAGLPLVDAIGVMVDQTEKKSVKSLMADIREKIRGGASYSSVLETYPREFSQIYVHMVRAGEASGALDQILFRLAEFLEKQLALKHKVTNAVLYPALMMIVGVSVLFFLMTFVVPKITAVFISLKQALPWPTVVLMSVSHFLADYWAVILAGVGLIVWAVRRAMKTEAGQLTADRWLLKVPLIGEVSRMVAISRLASTLATMLASGVQLLDAMDVAKRVMNNRVLEQAVEGARQNIREGETIAEPLKRSGEFPALVTHMIAVGEKSGEMEEMLRRIGNIFDGEVDRVITRFTSLLEPIMILVMGVLVFFIVVAILLPIFEMGQMVG encoded by the coding sequence ATGCCTGTCTACCACTATAAAGGGTATCGGAACGACGGCGGGGCGGCGACCGGCATCATCGATGCCGAAAGTCCGAAGATTGCGCGCGTCAAATTGCGGAAGGTCGGCGTGTTTCCCACCGACATGGTGGAGCAGGGCTCTGCCGCGGCCGGTTCGACAGCGAGAATTTCCGGCAGACCCTCTGCCGGGATCGGCCGCTCCCCTGCCCTGAGTACGAACGACGTGGCGATGATGACCAGACAGTTGGCAACCTTGCTGGTCGCAGGTCTGCCGCTGGTCGATGCGATCGGGGTCATGGTGGATCAAACCGAGAAGAAGTCCGTAAAGAGTCTGATGGCTGATATCCGTGAAAAAATCCGTGGCGGTGCGTCCTATAGTTCCGTGCTGGAGACCTATCCGCGCGAGTTCTCCCAGATCTATGTGCATATGGTCCGGGCCGGCGAAGCCAGCGGGGCGTTGGATCAGATCTTATTCCGCCTCGCGGAGTTTCTGGAAAAGCAGTTGGCCCTCAAACACAAAGTAACCAACGCCGTGCTCTATCCCGCGCTGATGATGATCGTCGGGGTCTCGGTGCTGTTTTTTCTGATGACCTTTGTCGTCCCGAAAATCACCGCGGTTTTTATAAGTTTGAAGCAGGCCCTTCCCTGGCCTACCGTCGTGCTGATGAGCGTCAGCCATTTTCTTGCAGACTATTGGGCGGTGATCCTCGCGGGGGTGGGGCTGATCGTATGGGCGGTGCGGCGGGCCATGAAGACGGAGGCCGGCCAGCTCACAGCCGACCGATGGCTGTTGAAGGTTCCGCTCATCGGCGAGGTCAGCCGGATGGTCGCGATCTCGCGCCTCGCGAGCACGCTCGCCACCATGTTGGCGAGCGGTGTGCAGTTGTTGGATGCGATGGATGTCGCAAAACGCGTGATGAACAATCGAGTGCTGGAACAAGCGGTGGAGGGAGCCAGACAGAATATTCGCGAAGGAGAAACGATTGCCGAACCGTTGAAGCGCAGTGGAGAATTCCCCGCCCTGGTGACCCACATGATTGCGGTCGGTGAGAAGAGCGGTGAGATGGAGGAGATGTTGCGCCGGATCGGAAACATTTTCGATGGAGAAGTGGACCGGGTCATTACGCGGTTCACATCCCTGTTGGAACCGATCATGATTCTGGTGATGGGAGTCCTGGTGTTTTTTATCGTGGTGGCCATTCTGCTGCCGATCTTTGAGATGGGGCAGATGGTTGGGTGA
- the gspG gene encoding type II secretion system major pseudopilin GspG: MSDRELVENAQLLLDKERRFLNSHHSPLTTHYLRNVRGFTFIEIMVVVAILAILAALVIPRIMGRTDDAKRTAAKVQIRNIEGALQLYKLDNGVYPSTEQGLKALVEKPSVGVIPKKWKLGGYLPKLPEDPWQNPYKYVSPSQKRTPAGTPLGEYEIMSLGTDGEVGGEGINADITNLNLDKD; encoded by the coding sequence ATGAGCGATAGAGAGCTGGTTGAGAATGCGCAGTTGCTTTTGGATAAGGAGCGCAGGTTTCTGAATTCCCACCACTCACCACTCACCACTCACTACTTACGCAATGTTCGTGGATTTACGTTCATCGAGATTATGGTCGTGGTGGCCATTCTCGCGATCCTTGCCGCCCTGGTCATCCCTCGCATCATGGGGCGAACAGACGATGCCAAGCGGACAGCGGCTAAAGTTCAAATCCGGAATATCGAAGGGGCCTTGCAGCTCTACAAGCTGGATAACGGTGTCTATCCTTCGACTGAACAGGGGTTGAAAGCCCTCGTCGAAAAACCTTCTGTCGGAGTGATCCCGAAGAAGTGGAAGCTCGGAGGATATCTGCCGAAACTTCCGGAGGATCCTTGGCAGAATCCGTATAAGTATGTGAGCCCCAGTCAGAAACGCACCCCTGCTGGCACGCCTCTCGGGGAGTACGAAATCATGTCTCTGGGAACCGATGGCGAAGTCGGCGGCGAAGGAATCAATGCCGATATCACGAACTTAAATCTGGATAAAGACTAG
- a CDS encoding prepilin-type N-terminal cleavage/methylation domain-containing protein translates to MDNERGFTLMEVLIALSILALALPILLGLRNFDLDLHARAKELTTATILAQEKLAETELGAVLPVGETRGEFLPTPLGSLPTAAITNRPANYRWKRIVSPTPLQMVREVKVQVIWPRGATEEMVEVSTYVFSTN, encoded by the coding sequence ATGGACAATGAACGCGGCTTTACATTAATGGAAGTCTTGATCGCGCTCTCCATTCTTGCGCTGGCGTTGCCGATCCTGTTGGGACTTCGCAATTTTGACCTTGACCTCCATGCAAGAGCCAAGGAACTCACGACTGCCACGATCCTCGCGCAGGAAAAGTTGGCCGAGACGGAACTGGGCGCGGTCCTTCCTGTCGGAGAAACACGTGGCGAGTTTCTGCCGACGCCGCTGGGATCGCTACCGACAGCCGCGATCACCAACCGCCCTGCGAATTATCGATGGAAGCGCATTGTCTCCCCCACGCCGTTGCAGATGGTGCGGGAAGTGAAGGTTCAAGTCATTTGGCCGAGAGGTGCAACGGAAGAGATGGTCGAGGTGAGTACCTATGTCTTCTCAACGAACTAG
- a CDS encoding prepilin-type N-terminal cleavage/methylation domain-containing protein, giving the protein MKKVRSLLNLDLNLSLHSQGGFTLIEVLLAVSLVALMATLVFGSLYVTTSAIDVARANSANEQIVRSTMRVMIDELSVAKESPAGRWMGVNGLFDGQPADSVAFLTVGQFRGSDSAKDSELVRIVYTREGDLLLRFVRKNLYGLTDESIERVELARKVKGFNVRYYDGKANLWVDEWNGAVRGVPKALLLELMLQQENEELQTIRQWVTVGAP; this is encoded by the coding sequence ATGAAGAAAGTCAGATCTTTGCTCAACCTTGACCTTAACCTCAGCCTGCACTCTCAGGGCGGGTTCACCCTGATCGAGGTTCTCCTGGCGGTCTCTCTGGTCGCCTTGATGGCGACCTTGGTTTTCGGGTCGCTCTATGTCACCACGAGCGCCATCGATGTGGCGCGAGCGAATTCCGCCAATGAACAGATTGTCCGCAGCACCATGCGTGTCATGATCGATGAATTGTCGGTCGCCAAGGAATCCCCTGCAGGCCGTTGGATGGGAGTCAACGGCCTGTTCGACGGTCAGCCTGCCGACTCTGTCGCGTTTCTCACGGTGGGCCAGTTTCGAGGGTCTGACTCGGCGAAGGACAGCGAACTGGTTCGTATCGTCTACACCAGAGAAGGCGACCTCCTGCTTCGATTCGTGCGCAAGAATCTCTACGGTCTCACGGATGAATCTATCGAGCGGGTGGAGTTGGCCCGCAAGGTCAAAGGATTCAATGTGCGCTATTACGACGGCAAGGCCAATCTGTGGGTGGATGAGTGGAATGGCGCTGTGCGCGGCGTCCCTAAAGCGCTGTTGCTTGAGCTGATGCTGCAACAAGAGAACGAGGAGCTTCAGACCATACGCCAGTGGGTGACGGTGGGGGCGCCATGA
- the gspN gene encoding type II secretion system protein GspN, whose amino-acid sequence MISWPLALPETLKVKGPLAWGMVSLACFIVFLFLTFPYGPLQSRLLAELNRSSGWEIRASDWSMGFPVAIEWHDVVLTGPTTVGAISLEAFRTTVGVVQAFLGRLVLDYAVQLPGAGQSGSGRATGSLISDSWSLQGSVAVNGHLQQIDLATVLKPYVTRGLVQGDFSHRWDSAQGGNAALKGEGTVKLEIKDLEVERIPAGATSIPALTFGRIQATVACRDAACDVTELKGDGVDGSFTAQGRLMLRQPLQQSLLDLTVTVVPGAGFAQKAASLSLPPFQPGNPVTFKLVGPIMSARVAL is encoded by the coding sequence ATGATAAGCTGGCCGCTTGCCCTGCCTGAAACCCTGAAAGTGAAGGGTCCCCTCGCCTGGGGGATGGTATCGCTGGCCTGTTTTATCGTATTTCTATTCCTGACCTTTCCCTATGGCCCGCTGCAGAGCCGCCTGCTGGCTGAACTCAACCGGTCCAGTGGGTGGGAGATTCGAGCCTCCGATTGGTCGATGGGTTTTCCTGTCGCCATTGAATGGCATGATGTCGTCCTTACGGGACCGACGACGGTCGGGGCGATTTCACTTGAAGCCTTCCGGACAACGGTGGGAGTGGTACAGGCATTCTTGGGACGACTGGTGTTAGACTACGCCGTCCAGCTTCCCGGTGCGGGACAATCAGGATCTGGAAGAGCCACCGGGTCTCTGATATCGGATTCGTGGTCGTTACAGGGTTCTGTTGCGGTCAATGGCCACCTCCAGCAGATTGATCTTGCGACGGTCCTGAAGCCCTATGTGACCAGGGGCCTGGTTCAGGGAGATTTTTCGCATCGCTGGGACAGCGCCCAAGGCGGCAACGCTGCCCTCAAGGGGGAAGGAACCGTGAAGCTTGAAATCAAGGATCTCGAAGTCGAACGGATCCCTGCCGGCGCCACCTCGATTCCCGCTCTTACGTTTGGCCGTATCCAGGCTACCGTGGCCTGCCGCGATGCAGCCTGTGATGTGACGGAATTGAAGGGGGACGGAGTCGATGGATCGTTTACGGCTCAGGGACGTCTGATGCTGCGGCAACCGCTGCAACAGAGCCTCCTGGATCTGACGGTTACCGTGGTTCCCGGCGCCGGGTTTGCCCAAAAGGCAGCGAGCCTCTCATTGCCCCCGTTCCAGCCAGGAAATCCTGTGACGTTCAAGCTGGTGGGACCGATTATGAGTGCGAGAGTGGCGCTCTAA
- the pilM gene encoding pilus assembly protein PilM: protein MSITAECVGLDIGQTAMKAVRFRRRLTGRESVEYFHQSVPYGRREQTDPAHRAAMLRTFLWQHGLYSSGDIVTALPCQDVFVRTLSFPFRDATKLAQVVPFEMENLIPMPLEDVTVGSLLLPAREAPEGADKTKGAEVLVTAAPKEKLAEHLRFMASADLSPSAITIDGMALFSVSQFLKEEGAQVPGDMAIIDVGASKTTLCLVQEGRPVLLRTVLWGGNHLTHALAVRYACNFAEAERRKRTIAVQEVDTWLDPVIKELRVSLHAYEGTIHQRLTHCWVSGGGSKLRELSGYMAQQLGLLPVGPRQGFGSNCPKAFSIAFGLAIHPNIVRPRWKPRRAGSSLALDFKTGVDIEPGAGTITKQDRRLALWGGIVLALLALTDLSLRVILKDSTVKNLKREIQAQYEQTFGPGASPGEEVDQARYRVSQVEKGLSVVDGTRYNVLAGLAELSKQVPRGVPLKIRELTIDGTSIHLEGETTTFDAVEKIKQAFEADDTFQDVSISDTRVGAQPNQVVFRLTYTVQRP from the coding sequence ATGTCGATAACTGCTGAATGTGTCGGGCTCGATATCGGACAAACGGCCATGAAGGCTGTCCGGTTTCGCCGGCGTCTGACAGGGCGTGAATCGGTGGAATACTTCCACCAGTCCGTTCCCTATGGGCGTCGGGAACAGACGGATCCGGCGCATCGAGCAGCCATGCTCCGAACTTTCCTCTGGCAGCATGGTTTATATAGTAGTGGGGATATTGTCACCGCACTCCCCTGCCAGGATGTGTTTGTCAGGACCCTCTCTTTCCCCTTTCGCGATGCCACCAAGTTGGCCCAGGTTGTCCCATTTGAAATGGAAAATCTGATTCCCATGCCTTTGGAGGACGTCACGGTCGGCAGTCTGTTGCTGCCGGCACGTGAAGCGCCAGAAGGCGCAGACAAAACCAAGGGCGCTGAAGTCCTTGTCACGGCTGCGCCTAAAGAAAAACTTGCGGAGCATCTGCGGTTCATGGCTTCCGCTGATCTGAGCCCCTCTGCGATCACCATTGACGGCATGGCTCTGTTTTCTGTCAGCCAATTTCTGAAAGAGGAAGGGGCCCAGGTTCCCGGCGATATGGCCATCATCGATGTCGGCGCCTCGAAGACCACCCTCTGCCTGGTGCAAGAAGGTCGTCCCGTGCTGTTGCGGACCGTGCTGTGGGGCGGCAATCATCTGACCCATGCGCTCGCCGTCCGCTATGCCTGCAACTTCGCTGAAGCGGAACGGCGGAAGCGCACCATTGCCGTACAGGAGGTCGATACCTGGCTCGATCCGGTCATCAAAGAGTTACGCGTCTCCCTCCATGCCTATGAAGGAACCATCCATCAACGGTTGACTCACTGTTGGGTATCGGGCGGCGGCTCTAAACTGCGGGAGCTGAGCGGGTATATGGCGCAACAACTCGGTCTACTCCCGGTCGGACCGCGCCAAGGTTTCGGGTCGAACTGTCCCAAGGCATTTTCCATCGCGTTCGGATTGGCCATCCATCCGAATATCGTCCGGCCCCGCTGGAAGCCGAGGCGGGCGGGATCAAGTCTCGCCCTGGACTTCAAAACCGGTGTCGACATCGAACCGGGGGCGGGAACGATCACCAAGCAGGACCGCCGATTGGCTCTGTGGGGAGGGATCGTGCTGGCTCTTCTGGCGTTGACGGATCTTTCCCTTCGCGTCATCCTGAAAGATTCGACGGTCAAGAATCTCAAGCGAGAGATTCAGGCGCAATATGAGCAGACATTCGGTCCGGGCGCCTCGCCGGGGGAAGAGGTGGATCAAGCCAGATATCGAGTATCACAGGTGGAGAAGGGACTCTCAGTCGTCGACGGCACGAGATACAACGTTCTTGCCGGCCTTGCGGAATTGTCGAAGCAGGTGCCGCGGGGCGTCCCGTTAAAAATACGAGAGCTGACCATCGACGGGACGAGTATCCATCTGGAGGGGGAAACGACGACCTTCGATGCGGTCGAAAAGATCAAGCAGGCCTTCGAGGCAGATGACACCTTCCAGGACGTGTCCATCAGTGATACCCGCGTCGGAGCCCAGCCGAACCAGGTCGTGTTCCGGCTCACCTATACGGTGCAACGGCCATGA
- a CDS encoding type II secretion system protein M, whose protein sequence is MIQMLKERWQQFSQRERIIVAAGGAIVAAALIFLLIIDPLMETIDKLDRQARRKAKDSQELALIAQEYVVKQSRIAKLEERMPVPPAQFSLLAFMEEATTTAQIRDRIVGMQPQAPVVVQGYQETSVDLRLDGVSLPQLLALLVAIERAPYDVQVHHLQMKPKYDNPVNLDATLRIVTYAKV, encoded by the coding sequence ATGATACAGATGCTGAAAGAACGATGGCAGCAGTTCTCACAACGCGAACGCATCATCGTGGCTGCGGGCGGCGCCATCGTCGCAGCAGCGCTGATCTTCCTGCTGATCATTGACCCCCTCATGGAAACGATCGACAAACTCGATCGACAGGCGCGACGAAAAGCGAAAGACAGCCAGGAACTGGCGCTCATCGCACAGGAATACGTGGTCAAGCAATCCCGTATCGCCAAACTCGAAGAGCGCATGCCGGTCCCCCCGGCCCAGTTTTCGCTGCTGGCCTTCATGGAGGAAGCGACCACGACGGCCCAGATCCGCGATCGCATCGTCGGCATGCAGCCACAGGCCCCTGTCGTCGTCCAGGGCTATCAGGAGACTTCGGTCGATCTTCGACTTGATGGAGTGTCGCTGCCCCAACTTCTGGCGCTGCTGGTGGCTATTGAAAGGGCCCCTTACGACGTTCAGGTGCATCATCTGCAGATGAAACCGAAATACGATAATCCGGTCAATCTCGACGCTACGCTGAGAATCGTGACCTATGCCAAGGTCTGA
- the gspK gene encoding type II secretion system minor pseudopilin GspK → MPRSDERGIALLLTLLVLTILVALILEFDAEARREYRDAAAFRDNFKATVLARASVQAARGVLQQDLLKDKQANQFFDAPTDIWALPIANYTIGDGLLNAKIEDEQGKLNLNDLAVNDTADAKAKKVLRFKRLFELLQINPDLVDAIVDWVDKDDAQEPSGAESLHYQALRPPYRAANAPLESLLELRLIKGMTPAILDKLSKVVTVYPIQGGETPININTADPFVIQALNSGITPSMAAAIVQARPFKQDKVELDRVSSFEEIGKQIRPLYDIKSRVFLARMTVRVNEVTRNATVVLERDPNKGTSSVLYYRVL, encoded by the coding sequence ATGCCAAGGTCTGATGAACGGGGTATTGCCCTTCTGCTCACCCTCCTGGTGCTGACCATTCTGGTCGCGCTGATTCTCGAGTTTGATGCAGAGGCGAGGCGGGAATACCGGGACGCCGCTGCCTTCCGCGACAATTTCAAAGCCACGGTCCTCGCCCGTGCGTCGGTGCAGGCAGCCCGTGGCGTGTTACAACAAGATCTGCTGAAGGACAAGCAGGCGAACCAGTTCTTCGACGCCCCGACCGACATCTGGGCCCTTCCCATCGCAAATTACACCATCGGCGACGGCCTGCTGAACGCGAAGATCGAAGATGAACAAGGCAAACTGAACCTGAACGACCTGGCAGTCAATGACACAGCCGATGCTAAGGCGAAAAAAGTGCTCCGGTTCAAGCGGCTGTTCGAGCTCCTGCAAATTAATCCGGATCTGGTCGACGCCATAGTCGATTGGGTGGATAAGGATGACGCACAGGAACCTTCCGGCGCAGAGAGTCTTCACTACCAGGCGCTCCGCCCTCCCTACAGGGCGGCGAATGCCCCATTAGAATCGCTCTTAGAATTACGCCTGATCAAGGGAATGACTCCGGCGATCCTCGATAAACTGTCGAAGGTCGTGACGGTCTATCCGATACAAGGAGGCGAGACCCCGATCAATATCAACACCGCCGACCCCTTCGTGATTCAAGCCCTCAACAGTGGCATTACACCGAGCATGGCTGCAGCCATCGTTCAGGCCCGCCCTTTCAAGCAGGATAAGGTCGAATTGGATCGTGTGAGTAGCTTTGAAGAGATCGGGAAACAAATCCGGCCGCTCTACGACATCAAGAGCAGAGTGTTCCTGGCCCGCATGACCGTGCGTGTCAACGAAGTAACCAGGAATGCCACAGTGGTGCTCGAACGCGATCCCAACAAGGGAACAAGCTCGGTGTTGTACTACAGGGTGCTCTGA
- a CDS encoding Slp family lipoprotein, with translation MKRTYSITLTGFLCAVLSGCAPNAPFPPEVMEKVSPTFQFEAWRDAGPTNESGKSDAGIKVMLGGRIVQATKNGKGMVIVAEQLPIVNNPVYGPTEDVKRTGDHEFAFLYEGGLEPLDLMKGNRFIVVGTTTSRRPVLLNGIPKTEPFIIADCIHIWQTGGAEIAEFKEDAGGGYSPLPEKTHCVTKK, from the coding sequence ATGAAACGTACTTATTCCATCACCCTCACGGGTTTTCTGTGCGCTGTGCTATCCGGGTGCGCTCCTAACGCGCCGTTTCCGCCGGAAGTCATGGAGAAGGTCTCTCCGACCTTTCAGTTTGAGGCGTGGCGTGACGCTGGTCCTACGAACGAGTCGGGAAAATCCGATGCCGGGATCAAAGTCATGCTGGGAGGCCGGATTGTCCAAGCTACCAAGAACGGCAAGGGCATGGTGATTGTCGCGGAGCAACTTCCGATCGTCAACAATCCCGTGTATGGCCCCACGGAAGATGTCAAGAGAACCGGCGACCATGAATTCGCATTTCTCTATGAGGGAGGGCTTGAACCGCTGGATTTGATGAAAGGCAACCGGTTCATTGTTGTGGGAACGACTACGAGCAGACGGCCGGTCCTGTTGAACGGAATACCCAAAACCGAGCCCTTCATCATCGCGGACTGTATCCATATATGGCAGACAGGCGGAGCCGAAATCGCCGAATTTAAAGAAGATGCCGGTGGAGGCTATTCACCCCTTCCGGAAAAGACCCATTGCGTCACGAAGAAGTAA
- a CDS encoding phosphate ABC transporter substrate-binding protein gives MKQSTVWPGLWCCLVLLCALVFPVPSAFADEAITLDPALKAYVKVSGVSGNVNSIGSDTLNNLMTLWAEGFRKQYPNVKIQIEGKGSSTAPPALIEGTAQLGPMSRAMKNTEIDAFERKFRYKPTAFPVAIDALAVYVNKDNSVKGLTMAQVDAIFSKSRRWGHNENIQVWKQAGSADGLGDSPISIYGRNSASGTYGFFKEHALKNGDFKDEVKEQPGSASVVQSVSEDQAGIGYSGIGYLTSNVRAVPLAEKDGMPYKEASQQNADEGSYPLWRHLYLYINKVPDKPLDPIVKEFIKFIYSKEGQKVVIKDGFFPLKAEMIEKEIKRLD, from the coding sequence ATGAAACAATCAACTGTGTGGCCGGGTCTTTGGTGTTGCCTCGTCCTTCTCTGCGCCCTCGTTTTTCCGGTCCCGTCGGCATTCGCTGATGAGGCAATTACGCTCGACCCAGCCTTGAAAGCCTACGTCAAAGTCAGCGGAGTATCCGGCAATGTCAACAGTATCGGCTCGGATACGCTTAACAATCTCATGACGCTCTGGGCTGAAGGGTTTCGCAAGCAATATCCCAACGTGAAGATTCAGATCGAAGGCAAGGGCTCGAGCACGGCGCCTCCGGCCTTAATCGAAGGTACGGCGCAGCTTGGACCGATGTCCCGCGCGATGAAAAACACCGAGATCGATGCGTTCGAAAGAAAATTCAGATACAAACCCACGGCCTTCCCGGTCGCCATTGACGCTCTGGCTGTCTATGTCAACAAGGACAACTCTGTCAAGGGACTCACGATGGCACAAGTCGATGCAATTTTTTCCAAGAGTCGCCGCTGGGGTCACAATGAGAACATTCAGGTGTGGAAACAGGCAGGTTCGGCTGACGGCTTGGGCGACAGCCCCATCAGTATCTATGGACGGAACTCGGCGTCCGGCACCTATGGGTTTTTCAAGGAGCATGCCCTCAAGAACGGAGATTTTAAGGATGAAGTCAAGGAACAGCCAGGGTCAGCCTCCGTGGTCCAAAGTGTGAGCGAAGACCAAGCCGGCATCGGGTACAGCGGCATCGGGTACCTCACATCAAACGTGCGCGCCGTTCCCCTGGCGGAGAAAGATGGCATGCCCTATAAAGAGGCGTCCCAACAAAACGCAGACGAGGGGTCCTATCCGCTCTGGCGCCATCTCTATCTCTATATCAACAAGGTGCCTGATAAACCGCTGGATCCGATCGTCAAAGAATTCATCAAGTTTATCTATAGTAAAGAAGGTCAAAAAGTTGTGATCAAAGACGGGTTTTTCCCGCTGAAGGCCGAGATGATCGAAAAGGAAATCAAGCGGCTTGACTAG